The Pseudomonas multiresinivorans DNA window CCGATCAGCAGGGTGCCATTGCTGTCACTGATAGTCGGCGCACCTGGAGCGACGGCATCGATGGTGACCGTGGTGGGCGCGCTGGCATTACCCGCGGCGTCCACTGCCACCACACTCGGCTGCGTGCCGTCGCCCAGGGTCGGGCTGAGCGGAAGCGTCCAATGACCGTTGATGTCGGCCTGGACACGCCCCAGTTCCACGCCGCCCAGGCTGACGATCACAGTGCTGCCCGCCTCCGCGGTGCCGCTCAGGCTGCTGCCGTTGCTCGGCAAGACGGTGGGCGCCGGCGGAGAGATGCTGTCGATGACGATGCTGGCCGCGTTGCTGGTATTGCCGGCGGCGTCCTGGGCAACCACGGTGATGACGGTGCCATCGGGCAGCGGCGGGCTCAGGCTGAAGGTCCATTTGCCGCTGGAGTCGGTGGTCGCCTGGCCGATCAGCACATTGTTCGCGTAGACCAGGGTAATGGTGCTGCCGATCTCCGCCGTACCGCTGACGCTGGTGCCATTGCTCGGGTTGATCAGCGGTGCCGCGGGCGCATCGGCATCCACAGTGGTGCTGGCGGCGCCGCTGCTGTTGCCCGCCGCATCGCGCGCTATTGCGTTGACCACGGTGCCGTCGGGCACCTGGGTGCCGGCGCTGAAGGTCCATCGGCCATCAGCATCGGCGGTGGTCTGGCCGATCGGATTGCCGCCAGCGTCGGTGAGGATCACCATCGCGCCTGCTTCGGCGGTGCCGGAGAAGGTGAGGCCTTCGCTGGGGAGAATGGTCGGGGTCGGCGGCGCCACACTGTCGATGACGCCACTGACTGTCTGGCTGCTGTTGCCGGCAGCATCCACAGCCACCACGGAGACGTTGGTGTTGTTCGCCAGCTGGCTGCTCGGGGTGTAGCTCCAGTGGCCGTCGTTTCCGACCACGACGCGCGCTACTTCGCTGCCGGCGACGCTGATGATCACCGTGCTGCCGATCTCGCCGGTGCCGGTGAGCGACACGCCGTTACTCGGGTCGAGTGTCGGGTTGGCCGGCGGAGCCGCATCGACCGTGATTTGCGCCGTGCCGCTCTGGTTGCCTGCCGCATCCTTGGCAACGACCGTCACCACCGTGCCATCGGCCAACGGCTGGTGCGGCGTGAACGACCAGACGCCGCCCGCCCCCACAGTGGTCTGGCCGAGGGCGTTGCCGCTGCCATCGGTGAATACCAGCGTGCTGCCCTCCTCGCCGGTACCGCTGAGGCTGGTGCCGTTGCTCGGATTGACCACCGGTGTGCTCGGCGCACTGGAGTCCACGACGGTGCTGGTGCCAATGCTCGGGTTACCGGCGGCGTCGGTGGCGACCACGGTGACTGTGCTGCCGTTGGGCAACGACGTGGTCGGGGTAATGCTCCAGTTGCCCTGGCCGTCAGCGGTGGTCTGCCCGACCGGGTTGTTACTGCCATCGGTGGCGGTCACCGTGCTGCCCGGCTCGGCGGTGCCACTGATGCTGGCGCCATTGCTGGGGTTGACCAAGGGCGCGGCTGGCGGCGTGCTGTCCACCGTAATGGTCGTGGTGCCGCTACGGTTGCCGGCAGAGTCCACCGCAACGACGCTCAGGGTTGCGCCATCCGGCAACGGGCTGCTCGGCGTGTAGCTCCAGGTTCCCCCTGGGCTGACCGGCACCTGGGCGATCACCTGGCCGTTGGCGGATATGATCACCACCTCGGCGTTGGCCTCGGCGGTACCACTCAGCTCGCTACCGCTGCTGGGCTCGACCACCGGCGCGGCCGGTGCCTGGGTATCCACCGTCACGCTGGCGGTACCGCTTTCATTGCCGGCGGCATCACGGGCCTGCACCGTCAGTTGCGTACCGTTGGCCAACGCCGGCTGCGGTGCGAATGACCAGTGGCCACCACCATCGGCCGTTACCTGGCCGATCACGTTGCCGCCGGCATCACGCACCACGATGGTCGCGCCCGGCTCGGCACTGCCTTCGACCAGCGCCCCATTGCTCGGGTCCACCGTTGGCGTCGGCGGTGCCACGTTGTCCACCGTGGTGCTGGCTGGCGTGCTGGCGTTGCCGGCGGCGTCGCTGGCCACGGCGTTGACCACTGTGCCATTGGGCAGCGGGCTGGCCGGGGTGAAGCTCCAGTGGCCAGTGCCATCGGCGCTGACCTGGCCGATGAGGTTGCCGCTGCCATCGCGCAGCGTCACCGTCGAACCGGCTTCGGCACTGCCGCTGAGGGACGTGCCGTTGCTGCCATCGATGGTCGGCGCGGCCGGGGCGACCGAATCCACCGTGCCGCTGACCGGCACGCTGCTGCGGCCACTGCCGGGGTCGACCGCGACCACCTGGTAGGCCGCACCGTTGGCCAGCGCGGAGCCAGCCGAGAAGCTCCAGTGGCCATTGCCGTCAGCGGAGGTCTGGCCGATAAGGTTGCCGTTGCCATCGCGGATGACGATCTGCTGGCCCGCCTCCGCGGTGCCGCTGAAATCCACGCCGTTGCTGGCGTCCACCTGCGGCGGCGAGACCAGCGCGCTGTTCACCGTAGTACTGGCAGCGATGCTGGTATTGCCCGCGGCGTCGCGCGCCGTGACCTGCAGGAGCGTACCGTCCGGCTGTTGCTGGCCGAAGGTGAATGACCAGGCGCCATTCACGCCCACCGTCACCTGCCCCAGCGGATTACCGTTGCCATCGCTGATCAGCACGATGCTTCCCGGCTCCGCGGTACCACTGAGCTGCAGGCCGTTGCTCGGATTTACCTGCGGCGCCGGCGGCGCCACGGCATCCACCGTGGCCTGTGCCGACGTGCTGGTATTGCCGGCGGCATCGCGCGCCACGGCATTGACCACAGTGCCGTTGGCCAGCGGGACGCCCGGAGCGAAGCTCCAGTGGCCACTGCCATCGGCGGTGACCTGGCCAATCGGATTGCCGCTGCCATCGGTGAGAATCACCCTGGCGTTCGCCTCGGCCGTACCGGAAAGCACGCTGCCGTTGCTCGGAGCGATGACCGGCACGGAAGGCGCCAGGCCGTCCACCGTGACGCTGCTGGCCAGGCTCGGGTTACCCGATGGATCGACGGCGACCACACTCAGCACTGAACCATTGGGGATCTGCGTGGGCGGCGTGAACGACCAGTTGCCGGAGCCATCCGCGCTGGTCTGGCCGATCAGGTTGCCGCCGGCATCGAGAATCCGCACGATGGCGCCCGCCTCGGCGGTGCCGGTCAGGACCAGGCCATTGCTGGGCGCCACGATAGGCGACGGTGGTGCAATAGTGTCGACGGTCACCGTGCCGGCCAAGCTGGAGTTGCCGGCGGCGTCCCGGGCAATGGCATTGACCAGCGTGCCATTGGCCAGCGGCGTTTGCGGGCTGAAAGTCCAATGTCCATTCGCATCGACGGTGGTCTGGCCGATCGGATTGCCACTGCCATCGAGCAGGATAATCGTCGCGCCGATTTCGCCGGTCCCAGCGATCACGCTGCCATTGCTCGCATCGATGTGCGGCGCGGCAGGTGCCATGGAATCCGTGGTCACCAGGACCACCGTGCTCTGGTGGTTGTTCGTCGTGTCGACCGCCGTCACCTGCAGTTGCGTGCCATTGGGCAATTGCGCGCCGGGGGTATAACTCCAGCTGCCGTTTCCGTCGGCGGTAACGGCAGCGAGGAGAGTACCGTTGGCATCGCGGATCTCCACCCGCAGCCCGGGTTCGGCATGGCCGAAGATCATATGACCGTCGCTGGGTTCGACGACGGGAGCAGGCACAGTGCCGTCGTCGACCACGACCGTGGACGGAGCGCCGACATTGCCGGAAGCGTCCTTGGCAAGGACTTTCACCTCGCTGCCGTTGGCCAGCGGCGGGGAGAAGGTGAACGACCAGGCGCCGTTGCCGTCGGCCTGGGTCTGGCCAATCTGTTGGCCATTGCCATTCAACAGCAGGATCGTCGCGCCGGGCTCGGCGGTGCCGGAAAACAATCCGCCATCGCTCGGGTTGACCAGTGGAGCCGCAGGCGCCAGCGCATCGACGGTGACGTGCCCCGGCAGGCTGGTGTTGCCAGCGGCATCGCATGCCGTGGCGGTCACCTCGGTACCGTTGGACAATGCCGAACCCGGGGTAAAGCTCCAGTGGCCGTTGCCGTCGGCCCGCACGGTGCCGATCGGAACTCCGCCGGGCCCGGTCAGGACCACGGTACTGCCCGCCTCCGCGGTACCCTCCAGCAGGCTGCCATTGCTCGGGGCGATGGTTGGCGCAGTGGGCGCGACCGAGTCCACCGTCACACTCGATGTGCCGCTGGTGCCCATCGGACCGCGCGCAATGGCATTGATCACCGTACCGTCGGGCAGCGGTACGGTTGGCGTAAAGCTCCAGTGCCCGTCGCCGCCGACCAGCGCAACGCCGATCACCCCGCCCTGCGCATTGGTCAGGTACACCGTCGTACCGAAGGTGGCCGTGCCCTGGATGACGTGGCCGTTGCTCGCTTCCATCACCGGCGACGGCAGGCTGCTCGGGTTCGGCGCGATCACTTGAACCAGAGGGCTGGCGTTGCCGGCCGCATCGTGGACGATTACCGAGACGGGCTGGCCGCCCAGCAGTGGCGGGTTCAGCGTGAGACTGAAACCACCGTCCGCGCCCACCTGCACAGTGATGTCCGGCACCCCATCATTGTTCAGGTCAATCGTGAGGGAACTGCCCGGCTCGGCATGGCCGGTCAACTGGCTGCCGTCGGCGCTGATGGCCAGGCCGCTGGCCGGCGCCGGTGGCGTGGTGTCCGGTGCGCTGACCACGGTGGCAGGGCCGGTGTTGCCGGCGTGATCGGTCACCGTCACCGTGACGCTCTGGCCATTGTTCACCGGGGTGGGCAAGGTGATCTGGAAAGTCCCATCGGAACCGGCAACCCCACTGGCATCGGGTATGCCATCGCCGTTGGTGTCGACCTTCACAGTAGCGCCCGGCTCGGCACTGCCGCTGACCTTGCTGCCGTCTTCGGAGACCGTCACGCCTGTTGCGGCGCCCGGCGCCGTGGTGTCCGGTGCGGTGACCGTCGTGCCGGAACTGCCACTGCCGCCATTGGGGCCGCGCACGATGACGGTGACAGTCTCGCCATTGCTCAACGGTGGGCTGACCGGGACCTGGAAGTTGCCATTGCCGTCCACCGGCGCACTGTAGTCCGGCTGGCCGTCGCCATTGACGTCGACTTCGACGGTGCTACCGGGCGCGGCACGGCCGGAGATCGTGCTGCCGTCAGGGCTGACCGCGACATCGGTCGCTGGCGCCGGCGTCGCGGGCGGGTTGCTTCCGCTGCCACCACCGCCACCGCCCCCTCCGCCGCCGCTGGCAATGGCCGCACCGCCGGCGATTACCGCGGCAGCGGCGAGAATGGTTCCTGTCACGCCCAGGCCAGCGATACCGCCGGCAGCTCCGGCGCTACCCGCAGCAGCGGCCTCGGAGCCAGTAAGGGACTCGAACCCGGCGTCGATCGGCTCGGAGGCATAGGTGGCCGTGAGGGTGCCATCGGCGGCGACCTGGTCGAGCTCGGTCACCACCAGGTCACCCTTCTCGTTGACCAGGTAGAGCTGGCTGGGCGGCTGATCCGGGGCGTAGAAGTTGGCGATACGGATGGTTTCGCCATCCTTGAGGTGTACCACCAGATCCGCACCGACCTGCTGGTAACTGGCAACCGCATCAGCGGTGACATCCAGGGCCACGTTGCTGGCCTGCTGAAGAACGATGCTTCCTTGAACCGTCTGCTGCGTGGCGGTGGCTACCTCCACCTGAGATGCCACGACCTTCGCCTGGATCGCCATGCTGACTTCCTCTGACCGGAACTGTTGTTGTTTATGGCCTGAAAGAAATAGCAGCTTCTGTACAAGGCGCCGGAGGCACTCCAACGAGCTCTTGGACGAAAGGTTTAATCGAAAGGTAGTAACCTAAGCACCCGCTGGAAAGTTCAGATATCGGCCATCAATGGCAGATATAGGCGCTGGCCTCTACTCAATTAATTTTCGACAATTAATTGACATACACCGCAAGCAGCGTCAGTCCGGGAACACACTCTTCTCATTGCGAGTCATCGGCTGCACTTCGCCGCCACAGCCCCTTCATGACAATATTCAGTCGCTTGCCTGACTATCGCCAACAGCTTACACCCATGTAATCCATGGCTTACAAGAATACCGTTCGTCGGAAAATCTGATCATGCAATCCTGTCCGGACGGTCATGCCGATTTCCAGCCCAGCCAGCCCGCCGAGGCCCGCTCCAGAGCGAAGCGGCGGAATAGACAGGCTGACATGCAAAATCGAATGTAAATTCCCGTTCTCCAACGACACGGCTGGAAGATCGTCACCGCTGAATACGCGAGCGCGAAACTTCGGCAAAGGGGTGTATTACCGGGTTTCGTTATCCAATCGGATCACATCGGCACTTTCAAAGTTGTCTTTTTTCTCGCAAGGAGAATCCCAGCGACAGGGCAAAGGCAGGGATATGACGCGAGGACCGGGACTATTTCCCGGCAATTGGCGCCGAACTTTAGTTCGGCCAATAGAAGAGTGAATGAACAGGAAGAAAGTGGTTCCGAAGACCGGGATGGAAGTCCGGCCCTCGGAACTTGCTTATTCAGCGCGGCAACTTAAAGCGCCATGTCGCTGGAAGCTTTTTCCGCAGCCGGGGCGACGGCGGTCGGCTGCGCGGCCGGTGCCTGGTCGATGGCTGGCGGCGGGTCCAGTTGCAAGACCTTGGCGGTGTAGCTCCACTCGGCGAAGGTCTTCTCCGGGCTGTCGTTGAGCTTGGTGCCATAGCTCGGGACGATCTGGTGGACCTTGGCCTGCCACTCGGGCGTGGCGAGCTTGTCCTTGAACACCTTCTCCAGCACGTTGAGCATGATCGGCGCGGCAGTGGAAGCGCCCGGCGATGCGCCCAGCAGGCCGGCAATGCTGCCGTCGGCGGAAGCGACGATCTCGGTGCCCAGTTTCAGCACACCGCCCTTCTCTTCGTCACGCTTGATGATCTGCACGCGCTGGCCGGCCTGCCACAGGCGCCAGTCCTCGGCCTTGGCTTCCGGGAAGTATTCGCGCAGCGCGGCGAGACGGTCGTCATCGGAGAGCATCAGCTGGCCGGCGAGGTATTCCACCAGCGGGTACTCGTCGATGCCCACGCGGGTCATCGGCCAGACGTTATGCACGTTGGTGCTGCCCAGCAGGTCGAGGTAGGAGCCTTCCTTGAGGAACTTGGTGGAGAAAGTGGCGAACGGCCCGAACAGGATCACGCGCTTGCCGTCGAGCACACGGGTGTCCAGGTGCGGCACGGACATCGGAGGTGCGCCAACCGACGCCTTGCCGTAGGCCTTGGCCAGGTGCTGCTGGGCGATGGTCGGGTTCTCGGTGACCAGGAACGAACCACCCACCGGGAAGCCGGCGTAGTCCTTGGCTTCCTCGATACCGGACTTCTGCAACAGGCGCAGCGCGCCGCCGCCAGCACCGATGAAGACGAACTTGGCGTCGGTCTCGGTAACGCTGCCGTCCTTGAGGTTCTTGTACTCGACGCGCCAGGTGCCATCGTCGTTACGGGTGATGTTCTCGACTTCGCTGGAGAGCTTCAGGCTGAAGTTCGGCCTGGTCTGCAGGTAGCCGGCGAACTGGCGGGTGACCTCGCCGAAGTTCACATCGGTGCCGATGGGCGTCCAGGTGGCGGCGATCTTCTGCGAAGGATCGCGGCCCTGCATCATCAGCGGCACCCACTTGGCGATCTGCGCCGGGTCTTCCGAGTACTGCATGCCGCGGAACAGCGGGCTGGCCTGCAGCGCCTCGTAGCGCTTCTTGAGGAAGGCGATGTTGTCATCACCCCAGACGAAGCTCATGTGCGGGGTGGAGTTGATGAACGAGCGCGGGTTCTTCAGCACGCCGCTCTGCACCTGCCAGGCCCAGAACTGACGGGAGATCTGGAACGACTCGTTGATCTCCACCGCCTTGGCGATGGTGACGTTGCCGTCCTTGTCTTCCGGCGTGTAGTTCAGCTCGGCCAGGGCCGAATGGCCGGTGCCGGCGTTGTTCCAGCCGTTGGAGCTTTCCTGGGCAACGCCGTCGAGGCGTTCGACCATTTCCATCGACCAACCCGGTTCCAGCTCATTGAGCCAGACGCCCAGGGTGGTGCTCATGATGCCGCCGCCGATCAGCAGCACGTCGACTTTCTTGGTTTCCGCGAAGGCGGGCGCGCAATTCACTGCCAGGGCGAGGCCCAGCAGCGCCCCGCTAACTTTCTTGATCATCGAAAGGTTTCTCGTCGTTAGGGCTTGGCCTTCCCCACCGGCGTCATTCAGCGTGAAGGCCGCGCCCCGCGCAAATAGCGCGAACGATGGGCAAGGCGACAGATGACGAGGATGAGTCGGGACTCAGTTCCCTCCTCCGCCGGCTCTGAGGCCTGCTTGATGGAATGAGGGACGTCCTGCGCAGAGAGACACGCAAAGCCTTCGGCTTTGGCTTTTGTTGTGGGAGGGATGCATGGTCTGCTGAAACGTTTGTGCATTCTATAGAAAGCCGCGGCTATTCACCAAGCGTCCTGGTCAACTATCGACCAGCCGGTTTGTATGTATGTGTGTTCTCAAGTTGCACGCAGAGCGCGGCCCGAAGCTGTAGGAGCGAGCTTGCTCGCGAACCGACCTCAGCGCCGGTATCGCCGGGTAATCCTTCGCGAGCAAGCTCGCTCCTACAAAATGCGGCGCCCTTGCTACACCGGCCCTGCACCACAACGTTACCGAAGCGCACCGCGAGCGCGCGCTATCCGCCCCATCCGTTACCGTTTCGCCCCTTTGCCCACCACGGTTCCTGCGTCAATTTCCGCCGCCCGCCGCTCTACCCCGGCTACTTCCAATCACTTCGCCATCATTGGCACGGCATCTGCTTATTTGCATGCATGGATAATTGGATCCAAGAATCCACGAGGAAACATCCCCATGCGCCTGGTGCCCACTGCCCGCCCACCGATGAGTGCCGAAGACGAGGCCTACGACCACCTCCTCCAGGCCATCTGCACCGGCCATTACAAGACCGGCGACCGTCTGGTGGCCGAAGACATCGCCAGCGAGATCGGCATGAGCCGGATGCCCGTGCGCGGCGCCTTCAAGCGCCTGGACGCCGAGGGCCTGGTGACCTTGCGGCCCAATCGCG harbors:
- the mqo gene encoding malate dehydrogenase (quinone), with the protein product MIKKVSGALLGLALAVNCAPAFAETKKVDVLLIGGGIMSTTLGVWLNELEPGWSMEMVERLDGVAQESSNGWNNAGTGHSALAELNYTPEDKDGNVTIAKAVEINESFQISRQFWAWQVQSGVLKNPRSFINSTPHMSFVWGDDNIAFLKKRYEALQASPLFRGMQYSEDPAQIAKWVPLMMQGRDPSQKIAATWTPIGTDVNFGEVTRQFAGYLQTRPNFSLKLSSEVENITRNDDGTWRVEYKNLKDGSVTETDAKFVFIGAGGGALRLLQKSGIEEAKDYAGFPVGGSFLVTENPTIAQQHLAKAYGKASVGAPPMSVPHLDTRVLDGKRVILFGPFATFSTKFLKEGSYLDLLGSTNVHNVWPMTRVGIDEYPLVEYLAGQLMLSDDDRLAALREYFPEAKAEDWRLWQAGQRVQIIKRDEEKGGVLKLGTEIVASADGSIAGLLGASPGASTAAPIMLNVLEKVFKDKLATPEWQAKVHQIVPSYGTKLNDSPEKTFAEWSYTAKVLQLDPPPAIDQAPAAQPTAVAPAAEKASSDMAL